Genomic window (Lutra lutra chromosome 6, mLutLut1.2, whole genome shotgun sequence):
tcccaggaccctgagacctgagacctgagccgaaggcagaggcttaacccactgagccacccaggcgcccccacacaaaGAATTTCTTAAAGATATAGAACCATGGATATTATGAgaacatgtattgcatggagcactgggtgtggtgcataaataatgaattttggaacactgaaaaaaaataaagttaaattaaaaaaaaagaagcataactTTAAGAACTGTAACAACACATCAAAATGTTGCACCAATATGCAGTTTGTTAAATCAAATGTACATTTAGAAATCAATATTAATTTCTGAGGAAATCAACTGTTCTTAAAAAATACTGTGGTCTTATGCTCTAGTATCTCATTTGTATTACTGAGATATACAAATTTATCAGAAAGAATCCTATTTTTTGGAATTCTGTCTCTATTCTTTGTTTTGAAAAGGGAAACTATGTAAAGTGCAGGGATTCTATTATCCATTTTCTatttactaacattttatttggaCTTTACCTTACTCTTTtttgatggttaatttttttttcctggtcaccTCTAGGGGGCAACTTAACCTAAATTATCCTTTGGTTGCATGCTACAGACACTGTACTAGAAAAGTTATGTTAAATGACATTACACAGAATGATTATTGTCTagtgaatatttggtagaatttccttCTGCTCATGGAATTAACTTAAATGTAGTAATTCATGATTTCAAACTCTCAAGATCTGTAGGGGCATAAAACTGTGATGCTTGTGCAGAGGTAGAGAAGATGGAAAGGGCACAGATCAACCTTATTTAATGAATGCTGCATTCTCAAGTTTTTCATCTGCTCTCAGGCCACAGCTGGGCATTTGACAAGATGCAAAGCAAAAGTCACAGGTTCACTGTTTCCTATATCTATACCTTTACCTAGTTATCTTTCTCAGTGTCCAAGGACTCCAGTTTACTTGAACTTAAACGAGATCCATGGTTAGCACATTTAACTTGATATCACCTTAGTAAACGCCTAGTTCTATTTCCAAATGTGGTCAAATTTCCCTTCATGGACTTGGCTCATTTCTTACCTAAATTATCATCTCAGGTCTCcgttgtcttattttttttaacatgcgtGTCCTTATCTTCCCTATTCTATGCTTTGAATCAACAAACTGTAAGTAGACTATTCCATTCTTCAGTATCGTGTGCACCTATATCTTGTATAGCTGTAAGGTGGATTGTGATGTATTCTGATATAATTAGCTGATTGAGACCATAAAGTATATGCACATTCTGGCAGGTAAaattgtcttattattattaaggCAAATAGTATATTCTGAATGGAGGGCAGTATACAAGGAAGGCAAACCtacagcaggcaggagagggattTTAAGATTTCAAGGAGAGTAGATATGTAGGCACGAACATTttaaaggtgggggtggggtggagtgggggaggggatatGAGAAGAATCACTGAGCCCCTACTCACCACAGAACTCAGAATACCTTGGGTTCTGCAAGCTCTGAAGAGGGGACTCATGTCTTGTAAATTAGGTTTTCTAGTTTACTTGTTGTTATATCTGAGTTATTACTGAAGCTTCATTCTAGACTTTTCATAGCTGAGCTACAGTGTCCAGCTTGGGTCACAGTTTTCTGGAGGAAGTACTATCCCCTTGAGACCAGTACCCATTCCTGAAAGGGAGGGTAAATTTGGTGGGGGAAAAGGAGGTTATATGCTTTCCCTACTCCTTCCCACCACACCTGGAAGATTCACAGTTAGCAGCTCCTCCACTAAACAGTGAGCTCTGGAGGAGGCCAGAGCACACATTGGTGAATAGCACCACCATCAAGTAAGACATCCAAATCTGAAACCTCGAAATCTTCAagacttctccctttcctacctACACCTCTATATCCAACTGGATTCTTGAATCTTGTGTCTGTTTTCACTGCTATCTTTTTAGTTTAGATCTTTTCTATGTGTTATGTAGACTTCGAGGTTAAAATTTAACAGACATTTATGTGTATTAGAAAGTAtgaaagtggggcgcctgggtggctcagtgggttaagctgctgccttcggctcaggtcatgatctcagggtcctgggatcgagccccgtatcgggcactctgctcagcagggagcctgcttcctcctctctctctacctgcctctctgcctgcttgtgatctttctctgtcaaataaataaataaataaaatctttaaaaaaaaaagaaagtatgaaagTATGAAAGGCCTGTGACACTGCTAGTCCAATTAAAGTCCAATTAAAGGTGActtagttctttttctggttaattttttgtttgtttattttgacttAAAATAGTCTCTTTTAGGTAAATCATCAGACTTTCAGagtcatttcctttctcctttttttccttgctaAGATGGTGCCTTTGTATATGATGACACTTCCATGAGCTCGTAAAGAtgggtgtgatggttaattttgtgtcaacTTGATTGGCTTAAGGATTCTTGGATAGCtagtaaaatgttatttcttggTGTGtctttgaggcttttttttttttttaaagattttatttatttatttgacagagagagagaaagacagagagagagggaacaaaagcaggggaagcgggagagggagaagcaggcctccccctgagcagggagcctgacacaggaatccatcccaggaccctggactctatcccaggaccctgggatcatgacccgaaacaaaggcagacacttaactgacggagccacccaggtgcccctttgaggctgtttctagaagagattagcatttgattcAATAGACTGAATAAAGAGATTGGCCCTCACCAATGAGGGGTGGGTGTCATCCATATTTTTGGGGtaccaaatagaacaaaaatgtgaAGGGCAGAtaaattccttctctttttgagctgggacatccatCTATTCCTGCCATTAGACATCAGAACTCCTGGTTCTTCAGCCTTTGGACTCTGGATCTTATACCCACAGCCCCCAGCTTTAAGCCTTTGGACTGGGACTAAATTATACCACTCACTTTCTTGGTTCTCTAGCTTGTAAATAGCGGATTGTGGGACTTTTTGGTCCCTATAATTTGTGAGCCAATTTATGTTATAAATCTCCTATTTACctattgtctgtctgtctgtctctctctatcatctatctatcatctatcatctgtctctatctatctatctatactaTTAGTTCTGCTTTTCTGAATAATACTTATAGAGTAAGGAAAGAGGAATTCAGATCTATGCACAGAGGTTTTGACCTTTCTCTGGATCCTCACTGGCTTTTGgttaaattgttttctcttttgtctgaGGTAGATTGTCTTTTGACCTCACTAGTTTTACTGGAGCAACTGGGCCTTTGGTCTTTGTGCACTGGCATGCATTATGAATCTGGATATTACcacctacttcttttttttttaatttaattttattaactctGGATACATAATATAACTAGTCTTTCACATCTAAAGATAATCTAACAAGTTGCCATAATTTCAGGTTATATGTACTTTAAATTAACAAActaggtttataaaaaatataaaaatatttcacaggCTTGGGAAGATACGGTCATAAGACTTCATTGTAAGGAGGGGTAGAAGATATGTTAGAGATTTTTCAATCCtacaaaggacattttaaaatttacactgTTAATAAAGTTCTTGTTTAGATAAtcaatattttatcttcattcaTCAGAAGGCTTAATTAGAGCAGCTTTCTTCTTATACTTGTCTCCAATCTCTCTATTATTTTCCAAGAGATCTTCAgacatgtatttttcatattctctctcaacTTTAGCAATCTGCTCCTCAAGATGTTTCTCCACAGACCCTACATGTGTAGCAACCATCTCTAAAAGACGCTGCAAGTTATTTCCCACTTTTCGTCGTTCTTCAGTTGTGGTTTGCACAGCTAGTTGGTATTCTCGCTGAATAGCATCTAATTCATTCATAGCTTCACTGAGGCCCTCATTAACAGCGCTCTCCAGCAGATGCTTGTGTTTCTCCAAGGACTCCAGCTCACTGGCACATTTTTTGTCCTCTTCTTTAGCTTCCTTAACCTTCTGTTGGTAAAGATCGTCCAGCTTTTGAACTTCTTCTTTCAGAGTTCTTACACCTCTCCTGCTTTCTGTTATCATTGTATTTAACTGTTCTAAAGTATCTTCTAAccccattttttttgtttagagctttattaatttcttcttcagtttGGTTCAAGAGTTCCTTGAGTGGTACATAAACTTGAGCTCTGTATTTGACAAGGCAGTTGGCACCAGCTTTCAAAGTCATAACCTTTGGAATTTTCAGCACCCTTAGGgataagttttaattttctggCCAACTTGTGATACTTTGATAATTGTGTTTCAATCGCCTCTTTTCCTCTGGCATATTTTAGCTCTTCATTCCATAACTGCTGTTGTTCAGCTTCTAGGTCGTTGGTTAATTTATTAATGGTCTGTTgcaattcatttctttcatgatttattCTCTCTATGTCTGCAACTGAGTACTTCTGGTTATCGACAATATTCTGCAGGTGAGTGTTCTCCTGTTTACCACCTACTTCTAAGCCCCGGGCTCTGATTCCTCTCTCATCTTTTAAATGGCTATAAGTTTGCCTGGAGACACAGGGAACTTCTGGATCTTCTACCACACCTGAACCATAGTAAACCAACAGTATTATTTCTGCCCATCTGTCCAGACACTCTCTGGACTTCTCCTCAGGCTTGCTAGATATGGTGTGGTGCTCAATGTGGGATTTTCTGATGGTCTTAGAGGGTACCCTTAAGTGTGAAAAAGCAGGCTATTAGCTCCAGAGTCCTTGAATTCTACCCTATGGCACTATCCCATCTacatattgtttttctcttgctgcttttacgGTTCTATCTTTGTATCcaacttttgacatttttatatgtcttggtgtgatctcattttatttggaactctctgggcttcctggatctggatgcccgtttctttccccaggttagggaagttttccgCCATTATTTTTACTAGTAACATTTTgacccattctctttctcttctccttctgggattcctaaGAGGCAAATGTTAGTCTGTTTGATGTTGTCCCATAAGTTCCTTAAGCTATcttcacttcttttatttttttctcttccttctcttgcttcttttctttctttctttcttctttctttctttctttctttctttctttctttctttctttctttcttttttcttttctgctctgaCTGGGTAAATTCTTCTGCCCTGTTTTTgagttcactgatcttttcttataatttatgtGGTTTGCTGTTGAAACTCTCTAGTGGATTCTTCAGTTTCTGTGACTCTTGTTCGgaactttcttatatttttcatatttttgttgacCATATATTCTTCTCCTGTGTTTGGCGAACATCTTCATGACCACTACTTTGAACTCTTCATCAGGAgttcaaattctttctttctatcccattaaggttttttccccctgagttttttttttaagattttatttatttattttacagagagatagagcgagcacaagtaagtaggcagagaggcagcagagggaaagggagaagcaggctctccaccaagcagagagcctgatgcggggctcaatcccagaacccaaggatcatgacctgagccaaaggcagccgcttaactgactgagccacccaggtgcccctcccctgaagtttcttgttttcattttgagcAAATCCCTGTGTTTCTTCATTTGGCTTgactctttgttttcctttctctgcatttgATGAAACAGCCTCCTTGCCCCATCTCGAAGGGTTGGCCTTGGGTATGATGGGAACTTTGTTTGACTCTGCATTAGCTCTTGGCTGTCTCTCAACCCTTTGTGATTGTTTAAGCAGGTTTGATTTTTAATAACTCCCAGTAGTTGAGGGTGTGCCAAGATCAGTCAGCCTGTCTCAAAGGGGAGGATCTCAGTCACCAGTTGGATTCAGGCTGATTGGAAGCCAGACCCTCAGGAAGCAGCTTTTAAGGAATGCAAGTATGTCTAGTCTCATGGGCCTGCAAGTATAAGTCCTGCTAGCCTGCAGAGCCAGGTGATCTAGAGATATCCCCTGTAGCTTTCACAAAAATCTGGGCTCCAGAAAAGTGTAGAGGCTCCTTTCAATAAGCTGTAGTGAGGGAGAGGGATCCTGCAACAatgccctctgccccctgcttacATTTCCTGAAAGTACTTCTGTAGCATCTAGATCTGGGCCAAACCTGAAGCCTGCTCCGAGGCTGAAGCTCCAGGACTGTCAAGTAGGCGTCTTTCACTgaaaggctggggaagggggctaTGCTTTGTTCTGTTCTCTATGCAGTGCTCTAGTGGTAGTAGCCTGCCAAGAACTGGCTCTCTGATTGGTATGGTCCAAGCCATCCTGTAATTAGGGCCAAGAAATTAAGGAGTATTCCCTAGGCAGCAGCTATAAAAACCAGGGCACCAGATGCAAACAT
Coding sequences:
- the LOC125102989 gene encoding kinetochore protein NDC80 homolog; the encoded protein is MGLEDTLEQLNTMITESRRGVRTLKEEVQKLDDLYQQKVKEAKEEDKKCASELESLEKHKHLLESAVNEGLSEAMNELDAIQREYQLAVQTTTEERRKVGNNLQRLLEMVATHVGSVEKHLEEQIAKVEREYEKYMSEDLLENNREIGDKYKKKAALIKPSDE